The Panacibacter microcysteis genome includes a window with the following:
- a CDS encoding DUF4197 domain-containing protein, with product MKKILYLFFFLPALSSCDVAQQVLNQSGMTTGPLTNADIVMGLKEALTIGTQNGTNKLSAVDGFFKDAALKILMPPEAQKVESTLRSLGFGSVVDQAILSMNRGAEEAAKSATPIFVGAIKQMTITDALGILRGGDNSATNYFKEKTTAALVTAFRPVIDNALKKTDATKYWNDVFSVYNRFSQKKVNTDLGAYVTGKAVDGIFYQVALEEAKIRKDPAARVTDILKKVFGSREAQGL from the coding sequence ATGAAAAAAATACTATACCTGTTTTTCTTTCTTCCCGCACTCAGCAGTTGCGATGTTGCACAGCAGGTGCTAAACCAGTCTGGCATGACAACAGGCCCGCTAACCAATGCAGACATTGTAATGGGCCTTAAAGAAGCACTTACCATCGGTACCCAAAACGGCACGAATAAATTATCTGCAGTAGATGGCTTTTTTAAAGATGCTGCCCTCAAAATACTCATGCCGCCCGAGGCGCAAAAGGTAGAAAGCACTTTGCGTAGCCTTGGTTTTGGCAGCGTGGTAGACCAGGCCATTCTATCTATGAACCGTGGTGCAGAAGAGGCTGCCAAATCTGCCACGCCCATCTTTGTTGGCGCCATTAAGCAAATGACCATTACAGATGCGCTGGGTATTTTAAGAGGCGGCGACAATTCCGCCACCAATTATTTTAAAGAAAAAACAACGGCAGCGTTGGTTACTGCCTTCAGGCCTGTTATAGACAATGCATTAAAGAAAACAGACGCTACCAAATACTGGAATGATGTTTTCAGCGTGTACAACCGGTTCTCACAGAAAAAAGTGAACACAGACCTTGGTGCTTATGTAACCGGTAAAGCAGTAGATGGCATCTTTTACCAGGTGGCCCTGGAAGAAGCAAAAATCAGGAAAGACCCGGCGGCAAGGGTTACAGACATTTTAAAGAAAGTATTTGGCAGCAGAGAAGCGCAGGGGTTATAA